The sequence ctcaatgccttctttgtctcagtctttagcggcaaaaccagttgttctctggatacccagtaccctgagctggtggaaggggatggggagcaggatgtggccctcactatccacgaggaaatgtttggcgacctgctacagcacttggatgtacgcaagttgatgggatccacccaagggtactgagagaactggcggaggagctggccaagccgctttccatcatttatcggcagtcctggctatcaggagaggtcccagttgactggcggctagcaaacgtgatgcccatctacaagaagggctggagggtagacgCGGagaactataggcctgttagtttgaccgcagtgccagggaagctcatggagcagattatcttgagtgtcatcacgcagcacttgcagggcaaccaggtgatcaggccccgtcagcatgggtttatgaaaggcaggtcctgcttgacgaacctgatctccttctatgacaaagtgacacgcttagtggatgagggaaaggctgtggatgtggtctaccttgacttcagtaaggcttttgacaccgtttcccacaacattctcctcgagaaactggctgctcgtggcttggactggtgtacgcttcattgggttaaaaactggctggatagccgggcccaaagagttgtggtgaatggagtcaaatccagttggaggtcggtcactagtggagtcccccagggctcagtactagggccagtcctctttaagatctttatcgatgatcaggatgaggggattgagtgcaccctcagtaagtttgcagatgacaccaagttaggtgcatgtgttgatctgcttgagggtaggaaggctctgcaggaggatctggataggctggaccgctgggctgaggtcaactgtatgaagttcaacaaggccaagtgccgggtcctgcgcctggggcgtaacaaccccaagcagcgctacaggctgggagatgagtggttggaaagctgcctgacagagaaggacctgggagtactggttgatagtcagctgaatatgagccagcagtgtgctcaggtggccaagaaggccaacagcatcctggcttgtatcagaaacagcgtggccagcaggactagggaagtgattgtccccctgtactcggctctggtgaggccgcacctcgagtactgtgttcagttttgggcccctcgctacaagaaggacatggaggtgctcgagcgagtccagagaagggcgacgaggctggtgaggggtctggagaacaagtcttatgaggagcggctgagggagctgggattgttcagcctggagaagaggaggctcagaggcgatctcatcgctctctacaggtaccttaaaggcggctgtagcgaggtaggggttggtctattctcccacgtgcctggtgacaggacgagggggaatgggctaaagttgcgccaggggaggtttaggttggatattaggaagaacttctttactgaaagggttgtcaggcattggaatgggctgcccagggaagtggttgagtcaccatccctggaggtctttaagagatgtttagatgttgaacttagtgatatggtttagtggaggacttgttagtattaggtcagaggttggcctaggtgatcttggaggtctcttccaacctagatgattctgtgattctgtgattctgtagaAACACCAGCAAGGCCTCAAAACATATGATTGTCATGCACTCTGACTGTGCAGTCCATCCCCTTCTTCCCTGAGccagaagggacctctggagatgtCCACTACCATCATCTTCTCTGAGCAATGATAGCTTTACAGGTAGATAAGTTAGTCAGTCTCCAGCCCATGACCCAGGCTGATCCACTGTCTTGGTGTCTGTTCCTCCAGTATAGACACTGACACCAgcaggaggatggagctggtAAAAATTTCAAAGATCAGCTCCCCTTGGGCAGTAGGGAATGGCCATTCCCATGCTTCTCAGAAGTGGCCCCCaagctggtggtgctgctgtgcagagcaaaTGGGCTGTGGTGCTCTGGGGTGAATCTGCATGGCCGTACTGGTCAGGGTGGGAAACAGACTCAGCCAGGTCCAGATCACTGGGTTGGACCAGGCAGAGGTACTTCACGAAGGGCGAAATAAATCACTCCccagcttcccttccctctgcctcctaGGTGCTTCTCTGAGACTGCAGAGTTGCAGGTTCCCTGTGAATACCTGGCTTTAGTTCTTCCCCTGTGGCTGAGCCCACAGTGGGAGATCTCTCACTTTCAAAGGGGCTGCAGTCAATGCCCATGCCAGACTCCGCTGTCCCTGGAGGTAccctgggctctgcaggcagctccagaTTCCCCTCCTGAAGGACATCATCTACGGGTCACGTGTGGGAACAGCCCTGGCTATGTAATGCAGTGACAATTCTCTGCTTCCACTGTCAGCAGACACCCATGGGTAAGTCTTAAATCTAGCCCTTGGTCTCTGACAGGTCACAATGCAACAATGAGCCATTCCCTTCTGAACCAAAGCAGGAACAGACCCTTTTGGGGAGCAATTCTTTGGGCCTATTCTTGGTACTGGTTTGGGAAGGAAATTGCAGGCTTCAGGAATTGCACTGGGGCCATTCCATTTCATTAGAGATCTGCATTCTCTCACTGTTAGGAACACATTCATACAGCCTAAATATGAGACAGAGCAGGTTCGTTCATGTGTAGCAGAGGGTGGAGTCCAAATATTTATGTGTAGATGCAAGAAACACAAGCAGTTAAAATGACactaagaaaatataaatattaatagcaaaaacaaagaaaacccgAGGCTGGAATGGGATGCACTGGGGTTCATTTGTAGACAGGGCAGGGAACTTTATGAATACTGGAAAACATTGATACCATCAGTTTCCTAAGTGCATCCTTGAGTTCcttgttcctcatgctgtagatgagggggttcagtATAGGAGGTACCACTGAGTACAGAACTTCCAGCAAAAGGTTCAGAAATGACGAAGAGATAGAGGAGGGCATCAGGTAGGCAAACATGATGGTGCTGCTGAACAGGGAGACcacggccaggtgagggaggcatgtggaaaaggctttgtgccgtCCATGCTCCGAGGGaatcctcagcacagccctgaagatctgcacataggacagcacaaggaaaacaaTACATGCTGTAcctgaacaaaagcaaaagatgaTGAACTGGACTTCTCTGAGGTaggcatctgagcaggagagcttgaggatctggggaaTTTCgcagaagaactggtccagggcattgccttggcagagggggagggaaaaggtaTTGGCAGTGTGCAGAACAGTACTGAGAACACCAGCGCCCCAGGCAACTGCTGCCATGGTGACACAAGTTCTGCTTGCCATTATTGTCCCGTAGTGCAGGGGTTTGCAGATGGCAATGTAGCGGTCATAGGCCATGAAGGTGAGAAGATAAAACTCTGCTGTGATAAAGGCAACAAACATAAAAACCTGAGTAGCACAACCTGCATAGGAAATGGTCCTGGTGCCCCACAgggaattggccatggctttggggacagTGGTAGAGATGGAGCCCAGGTCAAGGAGGGCaaggttgaggaggaagaagtacatgggggtgtggaggtgGTGGCTGCAGGCTACggctgtgaggatgaggccgttgcccaggagggcagccaggtaaatgcccaggaagagcccgaagtgcaggagctgcagctcgcGTGTGTCTGCgaatggcaggaggaggaactcaGTGGGGAAGCTCCTGTTGGACATTTGCTGCCTCTGGGCATGCTTGGCCATCCATGGAGGAAAAGACAGTGACAAGTTAGGCAGATTTCTCTGAGCAAAACGCACTCCTCTCACAGAATTCACTGTTCCCTGAGCTTAATCAGTTTTGCTTCAGCTCATTCTCTAACCCTCCCAACTGGATAACAGTGTGCCTGGCAGTTTAAAATGGAGCTAGGGCACCTTGTTCCCATGAAGACACCCTAGGGCAGGGCCCAGAAGTCAATGTCAGAACAGAAGCTTACACCCACCTGCACCCCAGACAAAGAGAGTAGGAGAACCACAGACaggtggaaagaaagaatacCACTGTGCTCCAAccagctgagagagagaaaggcagaTGGGCACGCAGTGAAGCCCTCACCTTACCAAGCTTGCATGCCACCTATGGAAGTGACACTGCAGGGCAGGTACCCTTAGCCTCATCATTTTGTCACCTTCAGGACACAGCTTCCTCCCCTCTTCTGGAGGTCCAGCTGAGGAGGAGGTGGCTCATGCCCTAAAGCCCCTGAGGGCAGAAGCTGTGCTGGgtggcagaggagagcagggggtTGCTGCAGAGAAGGTTCCTGCACTGCAGGCCTGGCAGGGAGTGCCTGTATCCCCCCTTCCTTGGTGtttcaggcagcagctccctctccctccctgcccaggtctctgctgcctggagctgtccctgctgccagctgcttcCCTGTCCCCACATCTCCTCCCTGCCATTGCTCACAGACCCTGTCCCACCTGCtgtgtgctcagctctgccctgcagacacctcctGTCCCAGGGCACTTTTCAGGGGCATCTCCGTATGTTCAGTAGCTAAGGAGGAGCTATGACCAAACAGGAGCTAACAGGATCTGTGGTCTCAGTGCCTTCATCagaatggagaaagaaattCCCCTCTCCTACTGCCACCCATCAAAGCAAGAGGATAAAACTCAAAACACAGATACCTTCCCTTGAAGAATCCCTTCCTCTGACCTTTGTCTTGAAGATTCCCCTCTGAAATGCCCTGGGTGTGCTGTGAGCAGCCTGAAACAACCAACAGCCTTTGGACAGCAGGAGGACACTGCAGAGTTATGAGGTGACTCACAGACCTACAGATCTTTTTCAATGTAATGGTCTAGGAACTTCAGTTCCTTCTACAAACCTGACAACTCTGTTAATCTCCATGCTTGTCTGTCAGGGCAAGGAAAGCGAAAGCAGAGACTCCAGAGAGTGCCTTCCCTACAGGTAGCCTCTGCCCTGGTCTTCCCTGTCAAGAACCTACCCCAGAGATGTCCTGGGGGTGCTGTGGAGCTGTGACCAGCCTACCCTAGGCAATAGCATCTGGGCAccagcaggaccctgccctgCCATGCCAGGGGggctccttcctcccacagcTTCTCCCCACAGCTCCCTGTGCAGTTCCCCGGGCAGActgagtgctgagcctggcaggtGGCAGAGGCCCTGCCCCGGCACACAGCCTCtagggcacagcagggaccctgctctgcaccacagccctggacacccctgcctgcaccccggctgcacagcctgcagctggcccCAGGAGAAGGAACCCTCAAGTCCTGTCCTTCTGACAGCTTTGGCAGGTAATCATTTATCCAGGTAATACCACCGTACTCCACACTAGAGAAGCCAGGACAGACACTGTGACATGTCCTATCAGCCATGGGATATGGCAGATTTAGAAGACTCCTGGGGGACACTCATCTACTGTACCCTTCTGCCAGAGACTTACCCTGTTCAGGGCTGGGAAGATTTCTCCCGCAGTGAGCTCTCAGCAGCCCCCCTCCACACTGCCTTTAacatctccctcccttctctcagcCGCCCTTGTcccctgcaggcagtgcccccagccctgctgcgctgtgcagaggagctgctcctgggcagagctgtctctctgcagcgctgcccgctTGCCAGGCACTCCccttgggcccaggagcccagcccagctcagcagcagggagagctctTGACAAGTCCCTGGGCCTCCAGGGGAATCAACTTTGAAATAGGCTGAAGTAGTCACTAGTGTTCCTTCCCTCCACTGGGGAAGGAAACTTTTCCAGCACCGTTGTCCTGTTTTTAGGCAGGACACCCATGCAATACAGGGAGGGATCTTGCTTTTCCCTGCTGAGGGAAGGGTTTCAGCTGAGTCAACCAAGGcatctctttatttctttgcagtCCAGAAGCTAGAAAGGGGCTCAGCTCCCTCCATGCCCCACACAAATCCTCAGGAGTTGggattacagaatcacagaagcacagaattgtaggggttggatgggacctcaagagatcatcaggtccaacccccctgccaaagcaggttccctagagcaggttgtccaggtaGGTGTGCAGACAGGCCTTGagtatctccaaagaaggagactcaacaacctccctgggcattctgttccagtgctccgccaccctcaccatgaagttctttcgcatgttggtgcggaacttcctgtgatcagTTTTTTgaccattgccccttgtcctatccccacaaaccactgaaaagaggttggccaaatccctctgtctcccacacttgAGATATTTGTAAATATTGATAAGAccccctctcagtcttctcctcccaaggctgaacaaacccagctctctcagtctttcctcattgggaagatgctccaggccccgtatcatctttgttgccctccgcTGTACTCTTTCCAGAAGTTCCcgtcttgtactggggagcccagaactggacacagtactccaggtgaggcctgaccagggcagagtagagggggaggattacctcccttgacctgctggccacgctccttttcatgcacgccaggatcccattggccttcttggccaccagggcacactgctggctcatggccaacctgttgtccaccaggacccgcaggtccttctccacagagctcccctccagcaggtcgtcccccagcctcTACTGATACGtgcagttgttccttcccaggtgcaggactctacacttgctcttgttaaacctcatttggttacTTCCTgtccatctctccagcctgtccaggtctcactgaatggcagcgcagccttctggcgtgtcggccactcctcccagctttgtatcatcagcatacttgctgagggtggacactattccctcatcatGGTCATCGATGGATTCCTCTTGCCTTGGTTCAGGTAGGCACAAACCAGGCAGCAGGAAGTCAGCTGCTTATGTCATCTTCCAGCACATTGAATGGAGACGAAGGCCAGGAGGGAGCTGTTCAGATGCAGACTCCTGGTGACATTGGAGATGCCAGATTGACATTTGATTGACAATCGAGGTGCCAAATTTTTCTGGGTCATAAACAGGTATGATCTCAGGAAACTGCTAAGCAACTGTAGTCATTGCttaatagcaaagaaaaaaaaagctggatgTATCTAACCTCTCAAGACTTTATTTCTCCCAGATCCATTTAGATATGGGATGCTATGTGAAAGAAAGGTGAGGAATCACTTCCAGatgctcttttctctctctgcattgACAGTACGTAAGTTAAATTGCTCAACCTGAAGGACATGACTTTTAGACAGCTGAAATATCAACCTACACAGTAGTACTTAGCACTTTGGTTTTTCTAGGCGCTTCCTATTTGTACAACGAGGACTGTCCTTAAGCTTTGAAGATGACAAGACTTTTCCACCTCTCAGAAAAGTAATGCATTTAGGTGAGGATGTTTGATAGTAAGAGGAAAGAGCAACTGTTTGGAAACAACTTCATTTCAGTGTAGAATGAGGTCAGATGTGACTGTGTGACAGATCTGTTTCCAAAGACCTGGTGGGACCATAATGAATTTTGGCCTTAATTTAGAGTACTAAAGAAGGCAAGCTACACTTGGGCCCCATTTACCCTCTTTCCTAAAGATACAAGGGAAGGTGATATGGAAGAAAGAAGGGCATTACAAAAGCAATACTTgatattttcctattttgaaaTCAACTTTGGATTCCCCAGCTGTTGCTAGTCCAAAAAGGGAAGTACTGAAGAGGAGACAGAATAACTTTCAATGTACATATTTGAATCAATGGTTTAGCATCTATGTAATAGAAAGTATTTGTGCAGGAGATAAGATTTCCTTTTGAAACATTGGTGTGATGGATGCTTGCAATTATTCTGAGTGAAAGTGGACTTTCCCAGGGATGGGGTGCAATCGCTAACAGCCCCTTGTTAGCCCTGTGTTCTTGAGAAAGAATCGTTTGTGGCTGATGGACAAAGTTGGAAAGAAGACAAGAAATTCTCTGAGGACCCTTCCTGatatgtaaaacagaaaagtcagGGTGTGAGGAAGGTCCAAAGgaatctttctctctctctgttttataGGAAGCTTGCAagcaaggaaagagagaaggaaggagataGCCGTCTGTCCAGACCATGAAATTATTCTACTTGTTTTGTCATGTTCATGCCTCAGCAGGATGAATGGAAATTGTGCATGGGAGCAGGCAATGGAACTGTCATTTCTGAATTCATTCTTGTGGGCTTTTCGGGGCTCGATCAAAGGCTACAGCTATATCCCTTTTTGGTCCTTCTACTCATGTACCTGACAACAGTGATGGGGAATGCAGCCATCATTTTCCTGGTGTGTGTGGATAACGGCCTGCAAACCCCCATGTACTTTTTCATTGGCAATCTCGCATTTCTGGAAATCTGGTTTACGTCCTCCACAAGCACCAAATTGTTGGTGATTCTGAGCTCCGGCAGGAGAACAATCTCAGTAGGTGGCTACTTTGCCCAGTCCTCTTTCTATTttgccctgggtgctgcagagtTCATGCTCCTTGTTGTCATGTCCTTTGACCGTTACATTGCCATCTGCCAGCCTTTGCGCTATGTTGCCATCATGAAGCATTGGCTCTGCATCCACCTGGTTGCTGCTGTTTGGGTCATGGGCTTCACATTCTTGAGTTACCACCTGGTGCTGCTCTCAAAGCTCACTTTCTTACTTTCTGTGGTTCAAAAAgatccagattttttttgttgtttttgtttttgtgacaaCTCTTCCTTATTCCAACTGTCCTGCTCTGATGCCAGCCTTTGGAAAATAGACTTGGTTCTTGTTGTTTATCATGCTGTCTTCCTTGTGTTTAACTCTGGCATCTTACACGTGTATCTTCTGTATTCTACGCATGCCAGCAGcctctgagaggaaaaaagcttttgctACATGCTCTTCCCATCTCACCACCTTGGCCATTGCCTGTGGAAGCTGCATTGCTCTTTACGCACGCTCCTCAGGACATGTTTCTTTGGAGACCAACAGCATTGTAGCTTTGCTGAACACTGTGCTGTACCCATTCTTAAACCCATTCATCTACAGTCTTAGAAACAAGTCTGTGATGCTGGGCCTGAAAGAAGCCATGGCCCATGCAACAGCACAGCTTTTCCCCTAATCTTGATGCATTTCTGAAGAGCAATTTGAGTTCTCTGctgttgtattttatataatacCACCTCCATATTATATGACCTCCACATGCAGATGCCTCCAGAGATTTATGTTCTTGATGGATTGTGTTAGGCTGTTTGATAAGAAGGACATCTGCACACAAAATGAAGGCCCAGGCAAGCGATGGCAGGGCCCATCTCCATGAGCCCAGAAGAGCACAAAGCACAATGGCAGGTGGGAACCCAATTCACAGGCTCCTGCAGAGCCAAGATCTTGTCCCAGCTCCTTCCAGGACTGCTTTGCCCTGGACCATCACCCCAGGATCCAGGCAGGAAACCCATCAAGGTGAGTCAATGGGAGCAGCTCTCTGCATCATCATTTGGACTACGGGGATTGCTGCCAAAGGCTGTAGGACACATGGTGGTTTTACATGGGGGTGAGTGCAGCAACTGGACTAGAACCAGGGGGTCAGAGGGCCTATGTGTCATTCGTGTCAGCAACAGGAGAGGGACAGGAGTTTGTGGACTTAGTAGActtaagtgtgtgtgtgtgtgtgtgtgtgtctgtgtgtgtgtgtctgtgtgtgtaaaAGTGCAGTggtctgtgccagcagctggagtgGTGCTGAAGCCATGGCGGCTCACGTCTAGGTGCCCTCAAGTGGGGAGAATGGGAGCCAGGGATTTGTCCTGGGCAGGCTGAGTGTATGAGCCCAGCTGCTGTAGGGATCTACcttgcatacacacacactcatgcacacacacacaaaaccactcCAAAGGTATAATAAGCTAGATCTCCTGTACAGTCCCTTTgaccttattttattttattatttattttattttattttattttattttattttattttattttattttattaatagaaaaactggttttcagaaggatttggatcattttctgaaaagcttctgCTGTGACACCCCACACAATAATGTCACCAACGTATtacaggtgttcaggagcttcccccttTTCAGTGCAGTCAGGATCAGTCTGTAACAAATGGTAGGACTTTGTTTCCACACCTGGGCAGCTTTAATACTGACCAGCTGTCTTGGAACCCCCTTCCTTCCAGGGCCCTAACCCATGGAATTCTTCCAAGTAaatccctgaagaggccaaagtttgctctcctgaagtccaggctCACAAGCctactttttgccctgcttcctcctcacaAGATCCTGAGCTCCACCATAttatggtcactgcagccagggctgcccccacCCTCACATCTCCAACTAGTCCTTCCTCATTCGTTATTACAAGGTCCAGCAGCacacctctccttgttggcttcTCCACCACCTGTGTCAAAAAGTTGTCATCAATGCActgcaggaacctcctggactgtttgTGCCTAGCTGTGTGGTCTTCCCAGCAGATATcggggtggttgaagtcccccatgagaaccagggcTTGTGACTGAGAGGCCACTTCCAGCTGTCTGAAGAGGCTTCATCTACCTCCTCTTCCTGAACAGGAGGCCTGTAGCAAACACCCACACCACTGTCAGCCATGGCAGCCTGCCCTTTAGTCCTTACCCAAAAGCTCTCAACTCACTCCTCATCCACCCCTGGGCAGAGCTTCATGCAGTCCAGTTGCTCTCTCACATAAAGAGCAACTGCACCACCTTCCTGGCCGGTCTTTTCTAACAAGCATGTAGCCttccatgacagcattccagtcatgcGAGCTGTCCCCAGGTACTGGGACAGAAgttcctgcagccattccattcctgcagcccctgcccatgctgcccacagcccccgAGCTGgcggtgctgctctgcagagcgaGGAGGCTGTGGTGCGCGGGGCCATGGGGCACTCTGCAGGGCCGTGCTGGTCAGGCTGGAAAGGCAGAGCCAGCTCGTGGGGGGCACTGCTACTGAATGGCTCCCACACAAGTGGTTCTTTAGCCATGGAGGGTGCGCACAGATAGCCTGCCTTCTTCAGAGTCAGAGACTCATGGAATAACCCTAACTGGAAATGATGCACAAAGATCATTGGGACATTTCCAATGTTGCGAGACATTTTGAGGTGGTTCACTCGATCCAGCCTATGAACTTTCACCAGAGTTGTAACAACTAATTCAACAGATTGCTTTCCCTATGCCTGCTGTGTTCCCTGGAGTTGCAGAGCTCTCCTTTCCCTGTTCCCACACAGCTTTAGCACTTAATCTCTGGGTCACTTTAACACCTTGGACATGCTCAGACTCTGTTGGCTCCATGCCCTGCTTACTTCCTGGCACACACTGTCCCTGACAGTACCCTGGGCTCTCCTGGGAGCTCCTGCTTCTCTCCAGAAAGACACCTGCCTGCCATCAGCCCTGTTACATGCTGCGGATACAGGCAGGTGAAGTCAATATCTTTATGGGTGCTGGGCACCAACAGGCAACAATGGAATTTGCCTTCCCTTCCTAAAAGGTGATCCTGGGACTCTGATCTCATTTGCCTGAgcccacaaagaaaaaagaa comes from Cygnus olor isolate bCygOlo1 chromosome 31, bCygOlo1.pri.v2, whole genome shotgun sequence and encodes:
- the LOC121062537 gene encoding LOW QUALITY PROTEIN: olfactory receptor 49-like (The sequence of the model RefSeq protein was modified relative to this genomic sequence to represent the inferred CDS: inserted 2 bases in 1 codon), with the protein product MGAGNGTVISEFILVGFSGLDQRLQLYPFLVLLLMYLTTVMGNAAIIFLVCVDNGLQTPMYFFIGNLAFLEIWFTSSTSTKLLVILSSGRRTISVGGYFAQSSFYFALGAAEFMLLVVMSFDRYIAICQPLRYVAIMKHWLCIHLVAAVWVMGFTFLSYHLVLLSKLTFLLSVVQKDPDFFCCFCFCDNSSLFQLSCSDASLWKIDLVLXLFIMLSSLCLTLASYTCIFCILRMPAASERKKAFATCSSHLTTLAIACGSCIALYARSSGHVSLETNSIVALLNTVLYPFLNPFIYSLRNKSVMLGLKEAMAHATAQLFP
- the LOC121062530 gene encoding olfactory receptor 14A16-like, whose product is MAKHAQRQQMSNRSFPTEFLLLPFADTRELQLLHFGLFLGIYLAALLGNGLILTAVACSHHLHTPMYFFLLNLALLDLGSISTTVPKAMANSLWGTRTISYAGCATQVFMFVAFITAEFYLLTFMAYDRYIAICKPLHYGTIMASRTCVTMAAVAWGAGVLSTVLHTANTFSLPLCQGNALDQFFCEIPQILKLSCSDAYLREVQFIIFCFCSGTACIVFLVLSYVQIFRAVLRIPSEHGRHKAFSTCLPHLAVVSLFSSTIMFAYLMPSSISSSFLNLLLEVLYSVVPPILNPLIYSMRNKELKDALRKLMVSMFSSIHKVPCPVYK